A window of the Microbacterium sp. AZCO genome harbors these coding sequences:
- a CDS encoding ATP-binding protein has translation MTRSPRPISARARILGAILAVACVGLAIVGSVTFLVQRERVLSDIDDRLEAQIDVMRTVAGTADTSETDTTGSGDVEKLNATQYDNVQDYLKAVVRVLVTGRNEAAVGVIDGRPRYIPETLSGFNIADNQALIDRAVAEVEEKGGPVKGTAATDDGSLRYIAIPMEMPNDPRSAVYIRAVDLGAELAPVTAAVTTYWIAAIAMVLAIGVVGWFVAGRLLSPIRHIRETADSITITDLSPRLPEQGNNDISDLTRTVNSMLDRLEGSVDVQRQLLDDVRHELKTPITIVRGYLEMMNPKDIVDVESARDIGIAELDRMTRLVDDIDLLAAVEGEQFAMSDVDLGALTSRVGELVAMIQGHTWRVQQQASGVIQGDQDRLLQAWLQLADNAAKYTPEGSSIEIGSALDDEGAHLWVRDHGPGIPPAARHRIFRRFDRAHGKRTVGGSGLGLAIVDAIMKGHGGRCVVTDTPGGGATFTIHLPLPTSELPQPVRAGDVVLQREASG, from the coding sequence ATGACGCGCTCGCCCCGGCCCATCTCGGCGCGCGCACGCATCCTAGGGGCGATCCTCGCGGTGGCGTGCGTGGGCCTCGCGATCGTGGGCAGCGTCACCTTCCTCGTGCAGCGCGAGCGCGTGCTGTCCGACATCGACGACCGCCTCGAGGCGCAGATCGACGTCATGCGCACCGTCGCCGGCACAGCCGACACCTCGGAGACCGACACGACCGGCTCGGGTGACGTCGAGAAGCTGAACGCAACCCAGTACGACAACGTGCAGGACTACCTGAAAGCCGTCGTCCGCGTGCTCGTGACGGGACGCAACGAGGCCGCCGTCGGCGTCATCGACGGTCGGCCCCGCTACATCCCCGAGACGCTGTCGGGCTTCAACATCGCCGACAACCAGGCGCTCATCGACCGCGCCGTCGCGGAGGTCGAGGAGAAGGGCGGGCCGGTCAAGGGCACGGCCGCGACCGACGACGGCTCTCTCCGCTACATCGCCATCCCCATGGAGATGCCCAACGACCCCCGGAGCGCCGTCTACATCCGCGCCGTCGACCTCGGGGCCGAGCTCGCGCCCGTCACGGCTGCGGTGACGACGTACTGGATCGCGGCCATCGCCATGGTGCTGGCGATCGGCGTCGTCGGCTGGTTCGTGGCGGGGCGGCTGCTCTCGCCGATCCGCCACATCCGCGAGACCGCCGACTCCATCACGATCACCGACCTGTCCCCGCGGCTTCCCGAGCAGGGCAACAACGACATCTCCGACCTCACCCGCACCGTCAACTCGATGCTCGATCGCCTGGAGGGATCGGTCGACGTGCAGCGGCAGCTCCTCGACGACGTGCGCCACGAACTCAAGACGCCGATCACGATCGTGCGCGGCTACCTGGAGATGATGAACCCGAAGGACATCGTCGACGTGGAGAGCGCGCGCGACATCGGCATCGCCGAGCTCGACCGCATGACGCGTCTCGTCGACGACATCGACCTGCTCGCGGCGGTGGAGGGCGAGCAGTTCGCGATGAGCGACGTCGACCTCGGCGCGCTCACATCGCGCGTCGGCGAACTGGTCGCGATGATCCAGGGCCACACGTGGCGGGTCCAGCAGCAGGCCTCCGGCGTCATCCAGGGCGACCAGGACCGCCTGCTGCAGGCCTGGCTGCAGCTCGCCGACAACGCCGCCAAGTACACGCCCGAGGGCTCCTCCATCGAGATCGGCAGCGCGCTCGACGACGAGGGCGCGCACCTGTGGGTGCGCGACCACGGCCCCGGCATCCCGCCCGCGGCCCGCCACCGCATCTTCCGGCGCTTCGACCGTGCACACGGCAAGCGCACGGTCGGCGGCTCCGGACTCGGGCTCGCGATCGTCGACGCCATCATGAAGGGCCACGGCGGTCGGTGCGTCGTCACCGACACTCCGGGCGGCGGAGCGACCTTCACCATCCACCTGCCGCTGCCGACGTCGGAGCTGCCCCAGCCCGTCCGCGCCGGTGACGTCGTGCTTCAGCGGGAGGCCTCCGGATGA